The Providencia sp. PROV188 genome includes a region encoding these proteins:
- the yidD gene encoding membrane protein insertion efficiency factor YidD yields the protein MASSPSLGSKVLIMLIRGYQLAISPLLGPRCRFNPTCSNYGIEALRRFGMLKGSWLTAKRVLKCHPLHAGGDDPVPPRKTDDNREL from the coding sequence ATGGCGTCGTCACCGTCGCTTGGCTCAAAAGTCCTGATCATGCTGATCAGAGGTTACCAACTGGCTATTAGTCCGTTGTTAGGACCTCGTTGTCGTTTCAATCCCACATGCTCTAATTACGGAATTGAGGCATTGCGCAGGTTTGGTATGCTAAAAGGTAGTTGGTTAACTGCCAAACGCGTATTAAAATGCCACCCTTTACACGCTGGTGGAGATGATCCTGTCCCACCTAGAAAAACTGATGATAATAGAGAATTATAA